One Rhinoderma darwinii isolate aRhiDar2 chromosome 6, aRhiDar2.hap1, whole genome shotgun sequence DNA window includes the following coding sequences:
- the MIEF2 gene encoding mitochondrial dynamics protein MID49, whose amino-acid sequence MAEMQLQKKGKKSEDGIGSMVDFLLANARLVLGVGGAAMLGIATLAVKRLIDRAAAPPDDKDSDGKVEQKSIEESWKEAVLMKASPKRVRKANRADLSTALPAPEPRQPVTGAAASSSRHEPPPMCFTLQETLLHYYTHEAVVPEAETQVVKQLVLDVMNELQDFLKAKHPEMPFSAMQLGGSLGNGLPVTSLDQAAVLLPLILEPDLWTFIPGQETILNDPQFWMIKRVNLEYTARGSSPWDRFMLGGYLSTRTIVESLHKTIMGSINWPAIGTILECSLRPVIASDDLRLEVVHQDFTVTINVVLVAETKDVALLAYSHCTAPAENLWRRSYYRNEILRLRELDSGDAGVRQKCLHILKSICRQRSGLCHLSPTHLRHVLLHVSNDSSDWSESSMADRFLQVLESLIGYLGSGFLTCYFNEKVNLFSHLTEEEIDEIGYGLYQIFSNPDSLLTK is encoded by the exons ATGGCTGAAATGCAGCTTCAGAAAAAAGGCAAGAAGTCAGAAGATGGCATCGGCAGCATGGTGGATTTCTTACTGGCCAATGCCAGGCTGGTACTTGGCGTTGGGGGAGCAGCAATGCTGGGCATTGCCACATTGGCAGTTAAACGG CTAATAGACCGAGCAGCGGCGCCTCCTGACGATAAAGACTCAGACGGGAAAGTAGAGCAGAAATCCATAGAAGAAAGCTGGAAGGAAGCCGTCCTCATGAAGGCCTCCCCGAAACGTGTGCGAAAAGCAAACCGCGCCGACCTGAGCACTGCGTTACCAGCCCCCGAGCCCCGCCAGCCGGTCACAG GTGCCGCAGCGTCGAGCAGCCGTCATGAGCCGCCCCCTATGTGCTTCACCTTACAGGAGACTCTCCTCCATTACTACACCCATGAAGCCGTTGTGCCAGAAGCCGAGACGCAGGTGGTGAAGCAGCTGGTGCTGGACGTCATGaacgagctgcaggactttctgaagGCTAAACACCCCGAAATGCCTTTCTCCGCCATGCAGTTGGGGGGCTCCCTGGGTAATGGGCTCCCTGTTACCAGTTTGGACCAAGCCGCCGTGTTGCTGCCTCTGATTCTCGAGCCGGATCTATGGACCTTCATACCAGGACAGGAAACCATTCTCAATGACCCCCAGTTTTGGATGATTAAAAGGGTTAATCTGGAGTACACAGCCCGAGGGAGCAGTCCGTGGGACAGGTTCATGTTGGGGGGTTACCTTTCCACCAGGACGATCGTGGAGTCCTTGCACAAAACCATAATGGGATCCATCAACTGGCCGGCCATTGGGACCATCCTGGAGTGCAGCCTGCGGCCCGTCATTGCTTCCGATGACCTTAGACTGGAGGTCGTCCACCAGGACTTCACCGTGACCATCAACGTGGTCCTAGTGGCTGAAACCAAAGACGTTGCCCTGCTGGCGTACTCCCACTGCACCGCCCCGGCGGAAAACCTCTGGCGACGGAGCTACTACCGTAATGAGATTCTCCGCCTACGTGAGCTGGACAGCGGCGACGCTGGCGTCAGGCAGAAGTGTCTACACATACTAAAAAGCATTTGCCGCCAACGCTCAGGACTTTGCCATCTGTCTCCAACCCACTTAAGACACGTCCTCCTACATGTCAGTAACGACTcgtctgattggtcagagtctagTATGGCTGACCGTTTCCTTCAGGTCCTAGAGTCTCTTATTGGGTATCTGGGTAGCGGGTTCCTCACGTGCTATTTTAATGAAAAAGTCAACCTATTCTCCCACCTGACGGAGGAGGAGATTGATGAGATCGGATATGGATTGTATCAGATATTTTCCAATCCTGACTCGTTACTCACAAAATGA